Proteins from a genomic interval of Nematostella vectensis chromosome 5, jaNemVect1.1, whole genome shotgun sequence:
- the LOC125562948 gene encoding uncharacterized protein LOC125562948 → MVFTNVVGCQIQSVYPEVVGSLIDRQYVNVRITPELVRSPMVASLMWTHTKNVNLTGWAPNHFVPLLPPSHQRQGQARSIQRARRLLPKCPAKLQPTKFRCTICGNREISCAKQGAKDVREHLNTTMHKNNNEQTCAAETNKIDKVTSAEVQVVMALVKHSIALAAADTFSSLFPKIFPDSEIAKCYRAGRTKSTCILNNALKPHFRSALAEGMKSSPFSLADNGSNDNGTQKTSA, encoded by the exons ATGGTGTTCACTAATGTTGTTGGCTGCCAGATTCAGTCAGTTTACCCTGAGGTCGTAGGATCACTGATTGACCGACAGTACGTAAACGTGCGCATCACGCCCGAGCTAGTGCGGTCTCCAATGGTCGCCTCGCTTATGTGGACCCACACAAAGAACGTCAACCTGACAGGTTGGGCTCCTAACCACTTCGTTCCACTTTTACCTCCATCT CACCAGCGTCAAGGCCAGGCACGAAGCATCCAACGAGCCCGTCGACTCCTCCCAAAATGCCCAGCAAAACTGCAACCCACAAAGTTTCGCTGTACAATCTGCGGCAACCGAGAAATTTCCTGTGCAAAACAAGGTGCCAAGGATGTCCGCGAACACCTCAACACTACTAtgcacaaaaacaacaatgagCAGACATGCGCAGCCGAAACCAACAAAATTGACAAg GTAACATCAGCTGAAGTCCAAGTGGTAATGGCCCTTGTAAAGCACAGCATTGCCCTCGCTGCAGCTGATACCTTCAGTAGCTTGTTTCCCAAGATCTTCCCAGATTCAGAGATAGCAAAATGTTACCGGGCTGGACGGACGAAATCTACCTGCATCCTGAATAACGCGTTGAAGCCACATTTTAG AAGCGCATTGGCCGAGGGCATGAAATCTTCACCTTTTTCCCTAGCCGACAACGGATCCAACGATAATGGCACGCAGAAGACATCTGCATGA